The bacterium genome includes a region encoding these proteins:
- a CDS encoding sulfite exporter TauE/SafE family protein produces MQQSLKKFNLQIHGMTCQSCEVLVERKFKEVKGVQKVNVNHRTGKAEIISTEMPRLADFQSVLEGEPYTIAPYGARLSPAINSKEMRRMQAIQRGELKRERAESAAILLLVFGAYYFLRQTGIMRGDFGLGISQNMSFGYIFLIGLAAATSTCLAVSGGLLLTVASKYNELYPDLSGVQKFRPHIFFNIGRITSYTVGGGLVGLLGSAMTLSTKGTGWLSIGAAIFMIVMAANMLKLPGASRLNFLRMPKFFSHKIHDASARPSKFAPFLMGAGTFFLPCGFTQALQIYALSTGSFVTGALTMLVFSLGTLPALVSLGAISSFVKSAFAKPFFKFVGAFVLILGFMNINNGLALIGSNWDLAAIANVFRGSRSANTLSIGDVRSAVNDPNVTIDGQTQIVRMDVDGFGYVPNHFTIYQGLPVRWLVFGKNAYGCASVLVMQKYGITKFIQQSVESEINFTPMEVGELNFSCSMGMYRGSFTVVPRPQGVEAPKIQPLAVQVAQESNEPSCTPETPGCNIQVVNVEIGSGGYNPREIIVKKGSPVELIINDQIPLGGCMGTTVIPEYNVAKTLKIGKNKLAFNPTKSGIFPITCSMGGRMAQLTVID; encoded by the coding sequence ATGCAACAATCTCTCAAAAAATTCAATCTTCAAATCCATGGCATGACGTGTCAGTCGTGCGAAGTTTTGGTCGAACGCAAATTTAAGGAAGTTAAAGGCGTGCAAAAAGTGAACGTGAACCATCGCACCGGCAAGGCGGAGATCATCTCCACCGAAATGCCTCGTCTTGCCGATTTCCAGAGCGTGCTCGAAGGCGAGCCGTATACCATCGCTCCCTATGGGGCGAGACTTTCGCCAGCCATTAACTCAAAGGAAATGCGAAGAATGCAGGCTATACAAAGGGGCGAGTTAAAACGTGAGCGCGCAGAGAGCGCTGCGATACTTCTTCTTGTTTTTGGCGCCTACTATTTTCTGCGACAGACCGGAATCATGCGCGGCGACTTTGGCCTGGGCATCTCGCAAAATATGAGCTTCGGCTACATCTTCCTTATTGGACTTGCCGCGGCGACATCCACGTGCCTTGCGGTCTCCGGGGGATTACTGCTTACCGTTGCCTCCAAGTATAACGAACTCTACCCGGATCTTTCAGGCGTTCAAAAATTTCGTCCGCACATCTTCTTCAATATTGGCCGCATTACTTCCTACACGGTTGGCGGGGGTCTGGTGGGGCTTTTGGGTTCTGCCATGACCCTCTCCACCAAAGGAACCGGCTGGCTATCCATCGGTGCTGCGATATTCATGATTGTGATGGCGGCAAATATGCTGAAGCTTCCCGGTGCCTCGCGCCTGAACTTCCTCCGTATGCCCAAGTTCTTCAGCCACAAGATCCACGACGCTTCCGCTAGGCCGAGTAAATTCGCCCCCTTCCTCATGGGTGCTGGCACCTTTTTCCTTCCCTGCGGCTTCACGCAGGCGCTCCAAATATACGCGCTTTCCACGGGCAGTTTCGTCACGGGGGCACTCACGATGCTCGTCTTCTCGCTCGGAACTCTGCCGGCGCTTGTGTCTCTTGGAGCTATTTCGAGTTTTGTGAAAAGCGCCTTCGCCAAACCCTTCTTTAAGTTTGTGGGAGCGTTTGTGCTCATTCTTGGATTCATGAATATTAACAACGGACTCGCACTCATAGGATCGAATTGGGATCTTGCCGCCATCGCAAATGTTTTTCGCGGTTCTCGCTCTGCCAACACGCTCTCGATCGGCGATGTGCGCTCGGCGGTAAACGACCCAAACGTCACTATTGACGGCCAGACACAGATCGTCCGTATGGATGTTGATGGATTCGGATACGTCCCAAATCACTTCACTATTTATCAGGGGCTACCGGTGCGGTGGCTTGTTTTCGGAAAAAACGCCTATGGATGCGCAAGCGTGCTCGTTATGCAAAAATATGGTATCACTAAATTTATCCAGCAAAGCGTAGAGAGCGAAATTAACTTCACGCCCATGGAGGTCGGCGAACTTAATTTTTCCTGCTCCATGGGCATGTATCGCGGGTCTTTCACCGTTGTGCCGCGGCCCCAGGGAGTCGAAGCGCCAAAAATCCAACCACTTGCTGTGCAAGTTGCCCAAGAATCAAATGAGCCAAGCTGCACTCCCGAAACCCCCGGTTGCAACATCCAGGTAGTGAACGTGGAAATAGGGAGTGGCGGTTATAATCCACGAGAAATCATAGTGAAGAAAGGTTCGCCCGTTGAGCTTATTATTAACGATCAAATTCCGCTTGGGGGCTGTATGGGTACGACGGTGATCCCCGAATACAACGTGGCAAAGACCCTTAAGATCGGAAAAAACAAGCTCGCCTTCAACCCAACAAAGTCGGGCATTTTTCCCATCACCTGCAGCATGGGTGGGCGGATGGCACAGTTAACGGTTATTGATTAA
- a CDS encoding DUF3105 domain-containing protein, translated as MENLSDTTKETSRYERKRMEREEKDRERNAAQHKKRIKKYATLAVALLVIGAGIFGLVRSAGKNTATLKTSPGELLTDKGRQHVEKTDISDYNSIPPTSGPHFTIQTNWGIHKESVPEGYQIHNLEHGGVILQYKPELAVDVVDKLKAIGESYNWKKLILAPYGPLDKNIALTAWTRLDKFDDFDETRIRAFIDAHRNHGPENVPDNMQSVTLP; from the coding sequence ATGGAGAATCTATCGGATACTACAAAAGAAACATCTCGTTACGAGCGCAAGCGCATGGAGCGCGAAGAGAAGGATCGCGAGCGGAATGCCGCTCAACACAAAAAGAGGATTAAGAAATACGCTACTCTGGCGGTAGCGCTGCTTGTTATTGGAGCAGGAATTTTTGGACTTGTGCGCTCTGCGGGTAAAAATACCGCTACGTTAAAAACGTCTCCCGGCGAGCTTCTTACCGACAAGGGCAGACAGCATGTTGAGAAAACGGACATAAGTGATTATAATTCCATTCCACCAACATCCGGACCGCACTTTACGATACAGACAAATTGGGGAATACATAAAGAATCTGTTCCAGAAGGCTATCAAATCCATAACCTCGAACATGGCGGTGTAATTTTGCAGTATAAGCCCGAGCTTGCAGTGGATGTGGTAGATAAACTCAAAGCCATCGGCGAGAGTTATAACTGGAAAAAACTGATTCTTGCGCCGTATGGGCCGCTTGATAAAAACATCGCGCTTACCGCCTGGACCAGACTTGATAAGTTCGATGACTTTGATGAAACGCGTATTCGTGCGTTCATAGACGCGCACCGCAACCACGGCCCCGAAAATGTTCCCGATAACATGCAATCGGTGACGTTACCATAG
- a CDS encoding heavy metal translocating P-type ATPase, whose protein sequence is MKNISFNIKGMHCASCVVRNEKALKKVPGVEDASVNFALKQATVSYDETRATEHDLHNAIRQIGYEVPAHAAKSHGEHASAAGGMQHADGGGDEHMHHGEVGEARKKAVWALSISAPVAVIGMFGLEFGGEFFGHTLSMWLMAALSTAVILYFGWQFHRGMINEMRHASPGMDTLISLGTLAALFYSIWALQAGRVHDVYFETGAIITALILLGKYFEAKSTGQASEAIKKLLQLGAKTARVSLEGREVEVPIENVQAGDMLIVKPGEKIPTDGIIIKGSAAIDESMLTGESVPADKKEGDEIFGATLNTNGSLQVRATKVGENTILAQIVKMVSDAQVKKAPIQRLADRISGIFVPIVLGIAAFTALGWYLRTGDAGMSIIPAVAVLVIACPCALGLATPTAIMVGTGLGARRGILIKNGEALEKAKHIDAVIFDKTGTLTQGKPVVTDVVAAGSIDIKEILRIAASIEKNSEHPLAGAIVGHAKSEGVTFYETEKFLAIPGKGIRGSLRIENGLRDIHMGTAQFLKGEGIETAALDAAWERLQSEGKTAMGLAVERRASGIVAVADTVKPDAMEAISKLKLVGITPVMITGDNHKTAQAVARQLGIDTVLAEVLPQDKAKEVQKLQSKGKRVAFVGDGINDAPALAQSDLGIAMGTGSDIAIETGSIVLVKGNPLKAVEAIRLSRFTFSVIKQNLFWAFFYNIAALPLAAFGLLNPMIAAGAMAFSSVSVVLNSLRIRRMR, encoded by the coding sequence ATGAAGAACATCTCATTCAATATCAAGGGCATGCATTGTGCATCGTGCGTCGTGCGGAATGAAAAGGCGCTTAAAAAAGTTCCGGGCGTTGAGGACGCCTCGGTGAATTTTGCGTTAAAGCAGGCGACCGTATCCTATGATGAAACGAGGGCCACTGAGCATGATTTGCACAATGCCATTCGTCAGATCGGTTACGAAGTTCCGGCGCATGCCGCCAAAAGCCACGGGGAGCACGCATCTGCTGCAGGGGGTATGCAGCATGCCGATGGCGGCGGAGACGAGCATATGCATCACGGCGAGGTTGGAGAAGCGAGGAAAAAGGCCGTCTGGGCGCTTAGCATCTCTGCGCCCGTTGCGGTAATAGGCATGTTCGGTCTGGAGTTTGGGGGGGAGTTTTTCGGGCATACACTTTCTATGTGGCTGATGGCGGCTCTTTCCACGGCGGTTATTCTCTATTTCGGCTGGCAATTTCACCGCGGCATGATAAATGAAATGCGGCATGCCTCTCCCGGCATGGATACCTTAATATCTCTCGGGACGCTGGCGGCTCTTTTTTACAGCATCTGGGCTTTGCAAGCGGGCAGAGTGCATGATGTGTACTTCGAAACCGGTGCCATCATCACCGCGCTTATTTTGTTGGGAAAGTATTTCGAAGCGAAAAGTACGGGACAGGCGTCGGAGGCTATAAAAAAACTCCTGCAACTTGGTGCAAAAACTGCCCGGGTGTCCTTAGAAGGACGCGAAGTAGAAGTACCCATAGAGAATGTGCAAGCGGGGGACATGTTGATCGTAAAACCGGGTGAGAAAATTCCTACGGATGGCATCATTATAAAAGGAAGCGCTGCAATTGACGAATCCATGCTCACCGGTGAATCCGTGCCCGCAGATAAAAAAGAAGGCGATGAGATATTTGGCGCAACCCTGAACACAAACGGCTCCCTACAGGTTCGCGCGACAAAAGTGGGAGAAAATACGATTCTTGCGCAGATCGTAAAAATGGTTTCCGATGCCCAAGTAAAAAAAGCTCCTATTCAGCGCCTCGCGGACAGAATCTCCGGCATATTCGTGCCGATCGTGCTTGGTATTGCGGCATTTACGGCTCTGGGGTGGTATTTAAGAACGGGCGATGCGGGCATGAGCATTATTCCGGCAGTGGCCGTGCTCGTTATCGCCTGTCCTTGCGCCTTGGGTCTTGCCACGCCTACGGCCATTATGGTCGGCACGGGGCTCGGGGCGCGGAGAGGCATCCTCATCAAGAACGGGGAGGCGCTTGAAAAGGCAAAACACATCGATGCGGTCATATTCGATAAAACCGGAACGCTCACCCAGGGAAAGCCCGTCGTTACCGACGTGGTGGCGGCAGGTTCCATCGATATCAAAGAAATTCTGCGCATTGCCGCAAGTATTGAGAAAAACTCAGAACATCCGCTTGCGGGAGCCATCGTGGGGCATGCAAAATCGGAGGGTGTCACTTTCTATGAAACGGAAAAATTTCTGGCAATACCGGGTAAGGGGATACGAGGGTCATTGCGTATAGAGAATGGGTTACGCGATATACATATGGGTACGGCGCAATTTCTGAAAGGCGAGGGGATAGAGACGGCGGCACTGGATGCGGCATGGGAACGTCTGCAGAGTGAAGGCAAGACAGCAATGGGACTTGCCGTGGAACGTCGCGCGTCGGGCATTGTTGCGGTGGCGGATACGGTGAAGCCGGATGCGATGGAGGCTATTTCCAAGCTCAAGCTGGTGGGCATTACGCCCGTCATGATCACGGGAGACAACCATAAAACCGCCCAAGCCGTAGCTCGTCAACTCGGCATTGATACGGTGCTTGCGGAAGTTCTGCCTCAGGATAAGGCAAAGGAAGTGCAAAAACTCCAAAGCAAAGGAAAACGCGTCGCATTCGTGGGGGACGGCATAAATGACGCGCCCGCGCTTGCGCAATCCGATCTTGGCATTGCGATGGGAACGGGAAGCGATATCGCAATAGAGACGGGCAGCATCGTGCTGGTTAAGGGAAACCCTCTTAAAGCGGTTGAAGCTATCCGGCTTTCGCGGTTCACATTCAGCGTCATAAAACAAAACCTTTTCTGGGCCTTTTTCTATAATATCGCGGCTTTACCTCTTGCGGCATTTGGGCTTTTAAATCCCATGATCGCGGCCGGCGCCATGGCTTTCAGCTCGGTATCGGTGGTGCTAAATTCCCTACGGATACGGCGGATGCGTTAA
- a CDS encoding PQQ-binding-like beta-propeller repeat protein: MGKVYPKRVMRDIWSPEAGKPSLINLRRDALLGFGSLLAALFIFVAAFVPRESILAGGLANSSWPKYGHDERNTARHSTFFTQTGDFGHAWTLNLSPYDAGVTFQGNPVLGSDGTIYVGGYAPSAPVYAITPEGLLKWRVTIGDSSQSGIDATIALDQSGNLIVPTPYGFFKLSSVNGSVVWSIPNLLSDGSSPTIAADGTIYTYGTGAGMPGAAFFALNPDGTIRWSIDLTAPSRGVPAIADDGTIYFSTQDGFLWALNSDSSVKWKYDLGQSATVSVLVGIDGTAYVAATTRLFAISPDGTLKWTYDASGDYIGNGLAEAVDGTIYFGTFGPPHSLFAVSSAGTLKWTYALASGVDGGVSVGGLGSIYVPSNESIYAISSSGEKHWQYDKPSEFNFSFYGTPIISTDGLYLFISSADDGTITALIPKSVMSARPLSLLSKPPIVTIEKPATGELLSAKTVIAYTAYDPDGTGDFGFSDNPISIDYSIDEGIIGTWKTVVYNSPNSSKMEFDTTNLPDGAEVFIRIVARDRVGLFDEKTAGPFLVDNQGPTFLVRAPIVKNSGFIDILVEASEALKDIVVYVDQAGRGKVLAPTTDFGDQKHFTARYEVIKDFDGVATVTISGTDKAGNTSNVILAGDRFSVFVTPPPKPVVLSPRNGDILSEAILKISGISIPGARVLITVNGTDQYEVKPFPNGTFSIAGVVLSTKNLGKNTIALVAEDAVGVSESLILSVIVNTPPKVTILLPRSGRILSDVVKFTWSAEDPNADKLRFSFAYSTNDGDTWLTTATDIAETSYAWDTTVAPDGPGVKVRITASDGIGDSYAIGGPYTLKNDLPIIKIDSPTSSFINTRTLDLKGQVRSNLYTISNLSYSFNQTDWTAIPAGDGSYNSGDELFSLLMPRQFPEGNIALYFRAQDSRKKYGYKEMVFTIDTQPPQKPSLVIRETPAFYSDVDDADIASEGLQVALRGTAEPLSNVLIFLGEKEMGRAATDREGKFLAVLTLPSHGVNEFQVFAEDRAMNRSTAHSFTITANNAPEFTLLWPGKNDFIGAKHKIIWEAKDRDGDTVADVTLSIRNPRARIATQRTWSIIAKGLKETSYTWGETLKFQSGDYELKLSGSDGYAQSELIAPIRIDSIAPSLQAALALPRRTNNPRIGGQGNAQDDFSGIEAVEFALNEEPFTKATLVRGYQSVTSAYRFAFPKELVDGDYMLSLRATDRAENISQTTSARFTIDTTPPHVGSWRIQQGPSQLFPEEDIVDMFGGASYAFSLALSEDAVQSGFRIGDTPFNLVKNPGGQLFQGHIEFEKAGIYPMHVEVADDLGNSKAMQIGTLRVIEPAYVVDAKTSERLANTRVSAYFFDEDAKTWRLWDGAAYGQTNPQTTQNDGAFRYFLPRGTYELRLSASGRKNTKTSQIVISKPTFLTLTVPLKKAGWWERVLQIFTGR; this comes from the coding sequence ATGGGGAAAGTGTATCCGAAAAGAGTCATGCGCGATATTTGGAGTCCTGAAGCAGGAAAACCATCTCTTATTAATTTAAGAAGAGATGCTCTACTTGGATTTGGGTCGCTTTTGGCGGCTCTTTTTATTTTTGTTGCAGCTTTTGTTCCGAGAGAATCTATTCTAGCCGGCGGACTTGCCAACTCATCATGGCCGAAATATGGGCATGACGAACGCAATACGGCTCGGCATAGCACTTTTTTCACGCAGACGGGAGATTTCGGTCATGCATGGACGCTCAACCTTTCACCGTATGACGCCGGCGTTACCTTTCAGGGAAATCCGGTTCTGGGAAGCGATGGCACTATATACGTTGGAGGGTATGCACCCAGCGCTCCCGTATATGCCATTACTCCCGAAGGGCTGCTTAAATGGCGCGTGACGATCGGCGATAGTTCGCAAAGCGGAATTGATGCGACGATTGCGCTTGATCAGTCCGGCAATCTTATTGTCCCTACTCCATACGGGTTCTTTAAACTTAGTTCGGTCAACGGCAGTGTCGTCTGGTCGATACCAAACCTTTTGAGCGACGGATCTTCTCCAACGATCGCCGCGGATGGCACGATCTACACGTATGGCACAGGAGCCGGCATGCCGGGAGCGGCATTTTTTGCGCTTAATCCCGATGGAACAATTCGCTGGAGCATCGATCTTACCGCCCCTTCCCGGGGCGTTCCGGCTATCGCGGATGACGGCACGATCTACTTTTCCACCCAAGACGGGTTCTTGTGGGCATTGAATTCCGACAGTTCGGTCAAATGGAAATATGATCTTGGGCAGAGCGCTACAGTAAGCGTGCTTGTTGGCATTGACGGGACAGCATATGTTGCCGCAACCACAAGACTTTTTGCAATCAGTCCCGACGGGACCCTTAAATGGACATATGATGCAAGCGGCGATTATATCGGTAATGGTTTGGCGGAGGCGGTCGACGGAACGATATACTTCGGTACCTTCGGCCCGCCACATAGTCTTTTTGCGGTGAGTTCTGCGGGAACGCTCAAGTGGACGTATGCGCTTGCAAGCGGCGTGGATGGCGGCGTGTCCGTAGGCGGTTTGGGCTCGATCTATGTGCCTTCGAACGAAAGCATATATGCCATTTCGTCATCGGGAGAAAAACATTGGCAGTATGACAAGCCGTCGGAGTTTAATTTCTCTTTTTACGGAACTCCCATCATCTCTACAGACGGTCTCTATCTTTTTATATCATCTGCGGACGATGGAACTATTACCGCGCTTATTCCCAAATCGGTAATGTCTGCAAGGCCCCTCTCGCTTCTCTCAAAACCCCCAATCGTTACCATAGAAAAACCGGCAACAGGAGAACTGCTTTCCGCCAAGACAGTTATTGCCTACACCGCGTATGATCCGGACGGAACCGGTGATTTTGGGTTTTCCGACAACCCTATTTCCATAGATTATTCCATAGATGAGGGTATTATCGGCACCTGGAAGACCGTCGTGTACAATAGCCCGAACTCCAGCAAGATGGAGTTTGATACCACAAATCTTCCGGATGGCGCGGAAGTCTTTATTCGTATCGTGGCGCGCGATCGCGTCGGGCTTTTTGATGAAAAAACAGCTGGCCCATTTTTGGTGGATAATCAAGGACCGACATTTCTTGTCCGCGCTCCCATTGTAAAAAATTCTGGATTTATAGATATTCTTGTGGAGGCATCGGAGGCATTGAAGGATATTGTGGTATATGTAGATCAGGCGGGACGCGGAAAAGTGCTTGCGCCAACCACCGATTTCGGCGATCAGAAGCATTTTACGGCGCGCTACGAAGTTATCAAAGACTTTGACGGAGTGGCGACAGTTACAATAAGTGGCACCGATAAAGCAGGAAATACAAGCAATGTCATCCTCGCCGGAGATAGATTCTCGGTATTTGTCACACCCCCTCCAAAACCCGTGGTACTTTCACCCCGCAATGGAGATATTTTATCGGAGGCGATTCTTAAGATATCCGGCATCTCCATTCCAGGCGCACGGGTACTTATCACGGTAAACGGCACGGACCAGTATGAAGTAAAACCATTTCCTAACGGAACCTTCAGCATAGCGGGAGTAGTCCTTTCCACAAAAAATCTTGGGAAAAACACCATCGCGTTAGTCGCCGAAGATGCAGTAGGTGTTTCCGAGTCTCTCATTTTGTCAGTTATAGTGAACACTCCGCCCAAAGTAACTATACTGTTACCCCGTTCGGGAAGAATCCTCTCTGATGTCGTTAAATTCACTTGGAGCGCCGAGGATCCCAACGCCGACAAGCTTCGTTTCTCTTTCGCATATTCCACCAATGACGGAGATACATGGCTTACAACGGCAACGGATATCGCCGAGACAAGTTATGCGTGGGATACGACGGTTGCACCAGACGGTCCGGGGGTAAAAGTGCGCATCACCGCGTCTGATGGTATCGGAGATTCCTATGCCATTGGTGGACCTTACACGCTTAAGAACGATCTGCCGATTATAAAAATTGACTCGCCGACCTCATCATTCATAAATACGCGTACGCTTGATCTAAAAGGACAAGTCCGCTCGAATCTTTATACCATCTCTAATCTCTCATATAGTTTTAACCAGACCGACTGGACGGCTATTCCGGCAGGGGATGGGTCGTATAATTCCGGTGACGAATTATTTTCTCTTTTGATGCCGCGGCAATTCCCTGAAGGGAATATCGCGCTTTATTTCCGAGCCCAGGACTCCCGAAAGAAATATGGATATAAGGAAATGGTATTTACCATAGACACACAGCCGCCACAAAAACCTTCTTTAGTGATTAGGGAAACTCCCGCATTCTATAGTGATGTAGATGATGCCGACATTGCGTCAGAAGGGCTGCAGGTTGCTTTGCGTGGAACGGCCGAACCACTTTCAAATGTATTAATATTCTTGGGAGAGAAGGAGATGGGTAGAGCCGCAACGGACCGTGAAGGTAAATTTTTGGCAGTCCTTACGTTGCCAAGTCATGGCGTGAATGAATTTCAAGTTTTCGCGGAGGACCGCGCAATGAACCGCAGCACAGCGCATTCTTTTACGATCACTGCCAACAACGCTCCGGAGTTTACGCTTTTGTGGCCAGGAAAAAATGACTTTATCGGGGCCAAACACAAGATCATCTGGGAGGCAAAAGATCGCGATGGTGATACGGTGGCGGATGTTACCTTATCCATCCGTAATCCGAGAGCAAGAATTGCCACACAACGTACATGGAGCATTATTGCGAAGGGTCTGAAGGAAACATCGTATACTTGGGGAGAAACTTTAAAATTTCAAAGCGGGGACTATGAACTGAAACTCTCCGGTTCTGACGGGTATGCGCAAAGCGAGCTTATAGCTCCCATCCGCATTGACAGCATTGCTCCTTCCCTCCAGGCCGCGCTGGCGCTTCCGAGGCGCACGAACAATCCACGTATCGGAGGCCAGGGCAACGCGCAAGATGATTTTTCGGGGATTGAAGCCGTTGAATTTGCTCTTAATGAAGAACCGTTTACTAAAGCTACGCTTGTCCGAGGATATCAATCGGTAACATCGGCGTATCGCTTTGCATTCCCCAAAGAGCTTGTCGACGGTGACTATATGCTATCTCTCCGCGCAACCGACCGTGCGGAAAATATAAGTCAGACCACTTCCGCGAGGTTTACAATAGATACGACACCTCCCCACGTAGGCTCCTGGCGGATCCAGCAAGGACCCTCGCAGCTTTTTCCGGAAGAGGATATCGTGGATATGTTCGGTGGGGCTTCCTATGCGTTCTCGCTGGCTCTATCCGAAGATGCGGTGCAATCAGGGTTCCGTATAGGTGATACGCCGTTCAATCTTGTCAAAAACCCTGGCGGACAGCTGTTTCAGGGACACATAGAATTTGAAAAGGCCGGCATATACCCGATGCATGTTGAAGTTGCGGATGATCTGGGAAACAGTAAGGCGATGCAGATTGGAACACTTCGAGTTATTGAACCGGCGTATGTTGTGGATGCCAAAACTTCCGAACGTCTGGCGAATACCCGCGTAAGCGCGTATTTCTTTGATGAAGATGCAAAAACCTGGCGCTTATGGGATGGAGCTGCCTATGGACAAACGAATCCCCAAACAACCCAAAATGACGGCGCATTCCGGTATTTTCTTCCCCGGGGAACATACGAACTGCGTTTGAGCGCTTCCGGACGCAAAAACACTAAAACTTCCCAGATCGTAATATCCAAGCCTACATTCTTAACCCTCACCGTCCCGCTCAAGAAAGCCGGTTGGTGGGAGCGGGTATTGCAAATATTTACCGGCCGCTAA
- a CDS encoding redoxin domain-containing protein, with translation MKILPPQIPEQPPQGSGAKRFVLIGVVLALLAGAVWGVRNIQKEFLEEVLVEAPIGSGAAIPETPADKFPLQAAPDFTLQDQRGNVVRLRDLRGKSVVLLFFAGWNENSLDGLRILNGVFRKLHDAGIVVFAVDNLEPADTARIIASRMELEVPVLSDSDGIVGEAYRITVLPSFFFINTDGILEERRIGLYGADDLLARALQLK, from the coding sequence ATGAAAATTTTACCGCCTCAAATACCGGAGCAACCGCCGCAAGGAAGTGGCGCAAAAAGATTCGTGCTTATCGGAGTTGTGCTTGCGCTCTTGGCCGGCGCCGTATGGGGTGTCCGCAATATCCAGAAGGAATTTCTGGAAGAAGTGCTTGTGGAAGCTCCTATAGGATCCGGAGCTGCGATACCGGAAACCCCCGCCGATAAGTTTCCGTTGCAAGCCGCACCTGACTTTACTTTGCAGGACCAGCGCGGGAACGTGGTGCGTTTGCGCGACCTGCGGGGAAAAAGCGTCGTTCTTCTCTTCTTTGCCGGCTGGAACGAAAATTCTTTAGATGGACTGCGCATACTCAACGGCGTATTCCGGAAGCTTCACGATGCGGGAATCGTTGTTTTTGCGGTAGATAATCTTGAACCTGCCGACACCGCCCGTATCATAGCCAGCCGCATGGAGCTTGAAGTTCCGGTCCTCTCAGATTCCGATGGCATTGTCGGCGAGGCGTATCGCATCACAGTCCTTCCTTCCTTCTTTTTCATTAACACAGATGGTATACTGGAAGAACGGCGCATCGGGTTATATGGAGCGGATGACCTCCTTGCCAGGGCGCTTCAGTTGAAATAA